A section of the Bacteroidia bacterium genome encodes:
- a CDS encoding adenylate kinase produces the protein MLNLVLFGPPGAGKGTQSAKLIAQYNLVHLSTGDILRSEVANKTQLGLKAKSLMDAGLLVPDEIVIGMIQERISQYQSAKGFIFDGFPRTVAQAEALDKMLTENKLSITAMLQLNVPQNELVNRLLRRATLENRPDDTPETITKRIQEYEQKTLPVATYYKNQEKLHIINGVGEVSEITNYLLKTVENLL, from the coding sequence ATGTTAAATTTAGTTCTATTTGGCCCTCCGGGTGCTGGAAAGGGAACCCAATCTGCAAAACTCATTGCGCAATACAACTTGGTTCACCTTTCTACAGGAGATATTCTGCGATCAGAAGTAGCTAATAAAACCCAACTTGGATTAAAAGCAAAGTCTTTAATGGATGCGGGATTACTCGTCCCAGATGAAATTGTTATCGGCATGATTCAAGAGCGAATAAGCCAATACCAATCAGCCAAAGGCTTTATTTTTGACGGATTTCCACGCACGGTTGCGCAAGCCGAAGCATTAGATAAAATGCTAACAGAAAATAAATTAAGTATTACTGCAATGCTTCAATTAAATGTTCCTCAAAATGAACTTGTAAATAGGCTTTTGAGACGAGCAACACTTGAAAACCGCCCAGATGATACACCCGAAACAATTACGAAACGGATTCAGGAATATGAGCAAAAAACCCTGCCCGTTGCCACTTATTACAAAAACCAAGAAAAACTACATATCATAAACGGCGTAGGCGAAGTATCTGAAATTACCAATTATTTATTAAAAACAGTAGAAAATTTACTTTAA
- a CDS encoding integration host factor subunit beta, with protein MTKADIIEEIAHKTGIDKPNVSSVMEAFFKVVRNSMVDGNNIYVRGFGSFIIKRRAAKPARIISEKKTILIPEHFIPSFKPSKEFVKKVKESSKIKSSTKVEDKQRPAKKEDKKG; from the coding sequence GTGACAAAGGCAGACATTATAGAAGAAATTGCCCATAAGACGGGAATTGACAAACCTAATGTATCATCAGTTATGGAGGCTTTTTTTAAGGTCGTGAGAAACTCTATGGTAGATGGAAATAACATTTATGTGCGAGGATTTGGTAGTTTCATCATAAAACGAAGAGCCGCTAAACCCGCCCGAATTATATCCGAAAAGAAAACTATATTGATACCGGAGCACTTTATCCCAAGTTTTAAACCTTCAAAAGAATTTGTGAAGAAAGTTAAAGAAAGCTCAAAAATCAAAAGCAGCACAAAAGTGGAAGATAAGCAGCGTCCTGCTAAGAAGGAAGATAAGAAAGGATAG
- a CDS encoding tetratricopeptide repeat protein, whose amino-acid sequence MQDSAGRWTWQHFSLIAAGFLLFLGLLSVDRKVLTNNMKPAAVTVPSASATPQAKSDSIITRIPEFIASSEQQTVYKAFLQKWERYSELDESSKIRLIQEFAAFFVGSDRPDCAALLQEKLWEEHHIELPKLAIRFMDSYQLPKIAQDSLLYRYFNQHTIDYASLAAAELSGNEKDNFMVIKWVAMAKSENPTIVMQGIKELAAFGDKHPEHFQANLELSIFSYQTNQYEKALKRCQQAIQADARQAIAYFWLGNIYKALGNTEQAKLAWQKATTLHPAPELAQQINQQIQSI is encoded by the coding sequence GTGCAGGATAGTGCTGGCCGTTGGACATGGCAACATTTTAGCTTAATTGCAGCAGGATTCTTGTTGTTTTTAGGACTGTTATCGGTAGATAGAAAGGTCTTGACAAATAATATGAAGCCGGCAGCTGTTACTGTGCCGTCAGCTTCAGCTACGCCTCAGGCAAAGTCTGATTCAATAATTACCCGGATTCCTGAGTTCATAGCTTCTTCAGAACAACAGACTGTTTATAAGGCGTTCCTACAAAAGTGGGAAAGATATTCAGAGTTAGATGAAAGTAGCAAAATTCGTTTAATACAAGAATTTGCTGCGTTTTTTGTAGGATCAGACCGACCAGATTGCGCCGCTTTACTACAAGAAAAACTATGGGAAGAACACCATATAGAACTCCCTAAACTTGCCATCCGCTTTATGGATTCCTATCAACTGCCCAAAATAGCCCAAGATTCATTGCTATATAGATATTTTAACCAACATACAATTGACTATGCTTCGCTTGCCGCAGCAGAACTATCTGGTAATGAAAAAGATAACTTTATGGTAATCAAATGGGTGGCTATGGCTAAATCCGAAAATCCAACAATAGTTATGCAAGGAATCAAGGAATTAGCAGCCTTTGGAGATAAACATCCAGAGCATTTTCAGGCAAATTTAGAACTTTCTATTTTTTCGTACCAAACAAACCAATATGAAAAAGCCCTAAAACGTTGCCAACAAGCAATTCAGGCAGATGCCCGTCAGGCAATAGCATACTTCTGGCTCGGAAATATCTATAAAGCACTTGGAAATACAGAACAAGCTAAACTTGCTTGGCAAAAAGCCACTACATTACACCCAGCGCCCGAATTAGCGCAACAAATTAACCAGCAAATTCAAAGTATTTAA
- a CDS encoding Rne/Rng family ribonuclease has product MKELVVTSDNDQIRIAVLENKKIVELHQESRNSQFSVGDIFLGRVRRADNRRNAAFINIGYEKDGFLHYPDLGPQIIDIQNFTKLAMGKNTQNAHLQDVNLSEPIDKNGKITDALKNNQSILVQFTKEAISTKGPRLSAELSLAGQYLVLIPFAQHINVSKKYQNPTEKNRIKKILEKLRPPNFGIIARTASENVTAELLQQDIQHLMQKWQAIVSAIANSTPPCKVHSEISRTNSLLRDMLSVGFDSIITDDQQSHQEISNYLKDHHPQTLKLLKLYKTKTSLFEQLGIEKQIKTSFGRIVPLPSGAYLVVEHTEALHVFDVNSGSTRIQEENPEDFILKINIEAAVEIARQLRLRDMGGIIVIDFIDMRSLDFRTMITDRIEAEMKQDRAKHTVLPMSRFGLVQITRQRVRPQINIETTEICPSCQGSGQIQSSILISDEIEKTLDFLIRQGKYTKLTIKLNPYLASYFKIGFISRRLRWFLKYGKWIQILEEPAFPITMVRFFDETNEEIVVEP; this is encoded by the coding sequence ATGAAAGAACTTGTTGTTACGTCTGACAATGATCAGATTCGTATTGCTGTATTAGAAAATAAAAAAATAGTTGAACTACACCAGGAATCCCGTAATTCCCAGTTTTCTGTTGGAGATATTTTTTTAGGTCGTGTTCGTAGAGCTGATAATAGGCGAAACGCTGCCTTTATCAATATTGGATATGAAAAAGATGGATTCTTACATTATCCTGATTTAGGGCCACAGATTATTGATATTCAGAACTTCACAAAGCTGGCAATGGGTAAAAATACCCAAAATGCACATTTACAGGACGTAAATTTATCAGAACCAATAGACAAAAACGGTAAAATAACAGATGCGTTAAAAAATAATCAGTCTATTTTAGTTCAATTTACCAAAGAAGCAATATCTACCAAAGGCCCCAGACTAAGCGCAGAGCTATCTTTGGCAGGGCAATATTTAGTTTTAATTCCATTTGCCCAGCATATTAATGTTTCCAAAAAATATCAAAATCCTACTGAAAAAAACCGAATTAAGAAGATATTAGAGAAACTTCGTCCTCCGAACTTCGGTATTATAGCCAGAACGGCTTCTGAAAATGTAACAGCAGAGCTTTTGCAGCAAGATATTCAGCACCTGATGCAAAAATGGCAAGCTATTGTTTCGGCTATTGCCAACAGTACACCTCCGTGTAAGGTTCATAGTGAAATTTCACGAACCAACAGCCTGCTGCGCGATATGCTTAGTGTCGGCTTTGATTCTATCATTACAGATGACCAGCAATCCCATCAAGAAATCAGCAACTACCTGAAAGACCACCATCCACAAACCTTAAAGCTGCTTAAACTATACAAAACTAAAACCTCGCTATTTGAGCAATTAGGTATAGAGAAGCAAATTAAAACTTCTTTTGGGCGGATTGTTCCGCTGCCAAGTGGGGCATATTTGGTGGTAGAACATACCGAAGCCTTGCACGTTTTTGATGTAAATAGCGGCAGCACCCGTATTCAGGAAGAAAATCCGGAAGATTTTATTCTCAAAATCAATATAGAAGCTGCGGTAGAAATCGCAAGGCAGTTACGCCTCCGAGATATGGGCGGAATTATCGTAATAGATTTTATTGATATGCGAAGCCTCGACTTTCGGACTATGATCACTGACCGAATAGAGGCTGAAATGAAGCAGGATAGAGCAAAACATACTGTTTTGCCAATGAGCCGTTTTGGCTTAGTACAAATTACTCGGCAACGTGTTCGACCGCAAATAAATATCGAAACTACTGAGATATGCCCATCTTGTCAAGGCTCCGGCCAGATTCAATCTTCGATATTAATAAGTGATGAAATTGAGAAAACACTGGATTTTCTAATCAGGCAGGGTAAATATACTAAACTAACGATAAAGCTAAATCCTTATTTAGCAAGCTATTTCAAAATAGGTTTTATTAGCCGAAGGCTTCGATGGTTTTTAAAATACGGGAAATGGATTCAAATTCTGGAAGAACCTGCCTTTCCAATTACGATGGTGCGTTTTTTTGATGAAACTAACGAGGAAATCGTTGTAGAGCCGTAG
- a CDS encoding T9SS type A sorting domain-containing protein, translating into MRIIFCWLCFICFGKQIYCQGILDKGLDTVRTRKPPAHDRCAQAVPLEFGQWRWHESNEFATVGPAIETPKAIPYSCIKTFENDLWYRFSSGNHLFAEITIVHHLCNTPAGMQAILIENLTCHNQQHKYLACSNLESTDTIKLFAALKPQTSYLLYLDGFDGTICDFSIYLNSPLHPNVTPADLQYLKYDFQDNPTAGWQPNYQTEFLNNYTQFLIQDNEIQDIAYYLLEVTTDTMLGFWEITAAHIPQEITAEKKRFFNLIPGKAGSAPGVRYCFRIVRISKNYEKQISPIICPETQPPIEDFHLGIPKFNPQTKQYDYLYIIRKKQDYTISLEDETGKVMKQVLLKKEPTGHANGSVNISQYPPGNYYLKMYHEPKRYFKYLLTE; encoded by the coding sequence GTGCGTATAATATTTTGTTGGCTGTGTTTTATCTGTTTTGGCAAACAGATTTATTGTCAAGGTATTTTAGATAAAGGACTTGATACTGTTCGTACGCGGAAGCCCCCAGCACATGACCGTTGTGCGCAGGCAGTTCCCTTAGAGTTTGGTCAATGGCGTTGGCATGAATCCAATGAATTTGCTACTGTTGGCCCAGCTATAGAAACCCCCAAAGCAATCCCTTACTCCTGTATTAAAACATTTGAAAACGACCTGTGGTATCGTTTTAGCTCTGGAAATCACTTGTTTGCAGAAATCACCATTGTACATCATCTCTGTAATACCCCTGCCGGAATGCAGGCAATTCTTATTGAAAATCTTACTTGTCATAATCAACAGCATAAATATCTTGCTTGCTCTAATTTAGAATCAACAGACACCATTAAATTATTTGCTGCACTAAAGCCGCAAACAAGCTACTTATTATACTTAGATGGTTTTGACGGCACCATTTGCGATTTCTCCATTTACCTAAATTCTCCCCTACATCCCAACGTAACTCCGGCAGACCTTCAATATCTTAAATATGACTTTCAAGATAACCCAACAGCCGGCTGGCAACCCAACTACCAAACAGAATTTCTAAATAACTACACCCAATTTTTGATACAAGATAATGAAATACAAGATATTGCATACTATTTGTTGGAAGTAACCACAGATACTATGCTTGGTTTTTGGGAGATTACGGCGGCTCATATTCCGCAGGAAATTACGGCAGAAAAAAAACGATTCTTCAACTTGATTCCCGGTAAGGCAGGCTCTGCACCCGGCGTTCGCTACTGTTTTCGCATCGTTAGAATCTCTAAAAACTACGAAAAACAAATTTCTCCAATCATTTGCCCAGAAACGCAGCCGCCAATAGAAGACTTCCATTTGGGAATACCAAAATTCAACCCGCAAACAAAACAATATGATTATCTGTATATTATAAGAAAAAAACAAGATTACACAATTAGCCTGGAAGATGAAACAGGAAAAGTGATGAAGCAAGTTTTATTAAAAAAAGAACCGACAGGGCACGCTAACGGAAGTGTTAATATCAGCCAATATCCTCCAGGAAACTATTACCTCAAAATGTATCACGAACCCAAAAGATATTTTAAATATTTACTGACAGAGTAG
- a CDS encoding DNA-directed RNA polymerase subunit omega produces the protein MKEELLKISPQNLTELTAKTDNIYKSVTIIAKRANQVSSKMKAELMEKLSDFAPSGDSMEEISENREQIEISKFYEGLSKPTLIALREFLDNKIEVTEL, from the coding sequence ATGAAAGAGGAACTACTGAAAATCTCCCCACAGAATTTAACGGAACTTACCGCAAAAACAGACAATATCTACAAGTCTGTAACTATAATTGCAAAGCGGGCAAATCAAGTTTCAAGCAAAATGAAGGCAGAACTCATGGAGAAGTTATCTGACTTTGCCCCGTCTGGAGACAGTATGGAGGAAATTTCCGAAAATAGAGAGCAAATTGAAATCTCTAAGTTTTATGAGGGGTTATCAAAGCCTACCCTAATTGCGCTGCGTGAATTTTTAGATAACAAGATAGAAGTAACGGAGCTGTAA
- the coaBC gene encoding bifunctional phosphopantothenoylcysteine decarboxylase/phosphopantothenate--cysteine ligase CoaBC, translated as MLAGKRVVLGVTGSIAAYKSVFLVRLLQQAGAVVRVVMTSAAAKFIAPLTFRTLTREPVMVDLWDDQFSWSHHVQLGLWAEVVLIAPCTVNTIAKITTGLCEDAVSAVCYTTQAPVVIAPAMDREMHNHPKTQANLAELTQRGCTIIDAETGYLASGLEGAGRMAEPEDIIEQLEQILADHKLTAKKILITAGPTQESLDPVRFISNHSSGKMGFALARAARNLGAAVTLVSGPVTLKIPKNINHQQVTTAQEMFETVTTQQNQYDIIIMCAAVADYRPETTATQKVKKNQDEWTIRLIKNPDILLHLGQHKPANQKLIGFALETTDEIKHAHEKMIRKNLNMIVLNSLNTPNAGFGYDTNAVTLLFPSNISKSFSVDSKQKLAYEILLEITNLD; from the coding sequence GTGTTAGCTGGTAAGCGTGTTGTATTGGGAGTTACTGGCAGCATAGCTGCCTATAAGTCTGTATTTTTAGTTCGTTTATTGCAGCAGGCTGGTGCAGTAGTTCGGGTGGTGATGACATCCGCAGCCGCCAAGTTTATTGCACCACTTACATTTCGCACGTTGACCCGTGAGCCGGTGATGGTGGACTTGTGGGATGACCAATTCAGTTGGTCTCACCACGTTCAATTAGGGCTTTGGGCAGAGGTAGTGTTAATAGCCCCCTGCACCGTCAATACAATAGCGAAAATAACAACCGGTTTGTGTGAAGATGCCGTCTCTGCCGTTTGTTATACTACCCAAGCTCCGGTAGTTATCGCGCCGGCTATGGATAGAGAAATGCACAACCACCCCAAAACACAAGCAAATTTAGCAGAACTCACACAACGCGGCTGCACCATTATAGATGCGGAAACAGGCTACCTCGCAAGCGGCTTAGAAGGCGCAGGCAGAATGGCAGAACCCGAAGATATTATCGAACAATTAGAACAAATTCTTGCTGACCATAAGCTTACCGCTAAAAAAATACTGATAACCGCTGGGCCAACCCAAGAATCATTAGACCCAGTTAGGTTTATCTCAAATCATTCCAGCGGGAAAATGGGCTTCGCCTTAGCCCGTGCCGCCCGAAACTTAGGCGCAGCAGTTACGTTGGTTTCCGGACCAGTAACCCTAAAAATACCCAAAAATATTAACCACCAGCAAGTTACAACAGCCCAAGAAATGTTTGAAACTGTTACAACACAGCAAAATCAATATGACATCATCATCATGTGCGCCGCAGTAGCAGATTACCGACCGGAAACAACAGCAACCCAAAAAGTAAAAAAAAATCAGGACGAATGGACTATCCGACTCATTAAAAACCCAGATATTTTGCTACACTTAGGCCAACATAAACCAGCAAACCAAAAGCTAATCGGGTTCGCATTGGAAACGACAGACGAAATAAAACACGCTCACGAAAAAATGATTCGAAAAAACCTAAATATGATTGTACTAAACTCCCTCAACACCCCCAACGCCGGATTCGGATACGATACAAATGCAGTAACTTTACTATTTCCAAGTAATATAAGTAAATCATTTTCAGTAGATTCCAAACAAAAATTAGCTTATGAAATTCTTTTGGAAATCACAAACTTGGATTAA
- a CDS encoding DUF4835 family protein, whose product MKFFWKSQTWIKFLLLAVVSFHNAFAQELNCRVNVLTPNIQGVDRSVFTQFQQDITQYINNRRWTNDRYDEYEKIKCSFTITITALPSSDRFEGTIQVQVIRPALNSTYETVIFNLMDKDFRVNYVPFQVLEYSENTYLNNLTSILNFYANLVLAADYDCMSLKGGSPYFERCRNIVNLANNSSERGWRAADDGQNRNRYWFLENLTNNSYAAIHGILYKYHREGIDKMENDVNLGRSKILDALLDLQKLFIQNPNLYFVQVFNETKSQELIGIFSKATPGEKQQFLRIMTQIDPSNLNNYNNILKE is encoded by the coding sequence ATGAAATTCTTTTGGAAATCACAAACTTGGATTAAGTTTCTTCTGTTGGCGGTAGTTAGCTTTCATAATGCTTTTGCCCAAGAACTAAACTGCCGGGTAAACGTACTCACACCAAATATTCAAGGAGTTGATAGGTCTGTATTCACTCAGTTTCAGCAAGATATTACCCAATATATCAATAACCGCCGCTGGACCAACGACCGCTATGACGAATACGAAAAAATAAAATGCTCTTTTACCATAACCATTACCGCGCTTCCCTCATCCGACCGATTTGAAGGAACTATCCAAGTTCAGGTTATACGCCCTGCCCTGAATAGCACCTATGAAACTGTCATTTTTAACTTGATGGACAAAGACTTTAGGGTAAACTATGTGCCGTTTCAGGTCTTAGAATACTCAGAAAATACGTATCTCAATAATCTAACATCCATTCTGAATTTCTATGCCAACTTAGTTTTGGCAGCAGATTATGACTGTATGTCCCTTAAAGGCGGAAGTCCTTATTTTGAACGCTGCCGAAACATCGTTAATTTGGCCAATAATTCATCCGAAAGAGGCTGGCGTGCCGCTGATGACGGCCAAAATAGAAACCGTTATTGGTTTCTGGAAAATTTAACCAATAATTCTTACGCCGCAATTCATGGTATTCTCTATAAATACCATCGAGAAGGAATTGATAAAATGGAAAACGATGTAAACTTAGGCCGATCAAAAATATTAGATGCTTTACTTGACCTACAAAAGTTATTTATCCAAAACCCAAACCTATATTTCGTTCAGGTATTTAATGAAACCAAAAGCCAAGAACTTATCGGAATATTCAGCAAAGCTACTCCCGGAGAAAAACAACAATTTCTTCGGATAATGACCCAAATTGACCCCTCAAATCTCAATAACTACAACAATATTCTGAAAGAATAA
- the coaE gene encoding dephospho-CoA kinase (Dephospho-CoA kinase (CoaE) performs the final step in coenzyme A biosynthesis.) has product MYSIGITGGIGSGKSLVSIILKSISYPVYDADARAKWLSNHHPQVREQLFVTFGENVFDGQGTLNRIWLAQQVFSNPEKLKLLNQIVHPVTIADFEDWKREQSELGKILIFKEAAILYEAGANSGVDSVWVVYAPQRIRIQRIKTRDSLSEAEIYLRINRQIPDSEKIYRADFTIYNDGKSLILPQIYDALQIEFQKITGNQ; this is encoded by the coding sequence ATGTATAGTATTGGGATTACAGGCGGGATTGGCAGTGGTAAATCATTGGTTTCTATTATTTTGAAGTCAATTTCTTATCCGGTATATGATGCAGATGCTCGGGCAAAATGGCTTAGCAACCACCATCCGCAGGTTCGAGAACAGTTATTTGTGACTTTTGGAGAAAATGTATTTGACGGACAAGGAACTTTAAACAGAATTTGGTTAGCCCAACAGGTTTTTTCAAATCCTGAGAAGCTAAAGTTACTGAATCAGATAGTGCACCCCGTAACGATAGCGGATTTTGAAGATTGGAAACGAGAGCAATCCGAATTAGGTAAGATTTTGATTTTCAAAGAAGCAGCTATTTTATATGAAGCCGGTGCCAATTCGGGCGTTGATTCTGTGTGGGTCGTATATGCCCCACAACGTATTCGTATTCAGCGGATTAAAACCAGAGATAGCCTTTCAGAAGCAGAAATCTATCTTCGGATAAACCGCCAAATTCCAGACTCAGAAAAGATTTATCGAGCAGACTTCACCATCTATAATGATGGGAAATCCCTTATTTTACCTCAAATTTATGATGCTTTACAGATAGAATTTCAAAAAATTACTGGCAATCAATAA
- a CDS encoding heavy-metal-associated domain-containing protein, producing the protein MGNREFRFKTNINCGGCVSSVKPHLDGAKGIFEWKVDTTAKEKILTVKTSELTQEQIMEIVQKAGFKIELY; encoded by the coding sequence ATGGGAAACAGAGAATTTCGATTTAAAACAAATATTAACTGCGGGGGCTGTGTGTCATCCGTAAAGCCTCATTTGGATGGCGCAAAGGGTATTTTTGAGTGGAAAGTAGATACAACCGCAAAAGAAAAAATACTCACGGTAAAAACCAGCGAACTCACCCAAGAGCAAATAATGGAAATTGTACAAAAAGCAGGTTTTAAGATAGAATTATATTGA
- the ahcY gene encoding adenosylhomocysteinase → MLKTEVFPYKVKDITLADWGRKEIRLAEAEMPGLMAIREEYKASQPLKGARIAGCLHMTIQTSVLIETLRDLGAEVQWSSCNIFSTQDHAAAAIAAAGIPVFAWKGMTIEEYDWCIEQTLFFGPDRKPLNMILDDGGDLSNVVLDKYPELIQHVRGISEETTTGVLRLHERETKGTLPLPCINVNDSVTKSKFDNKYGCKESLVDAIRRATDIMMAGKVAVVAGYGDVGKGSAASLRGAGARVIVTEIDPICALQAAMDGYQVLKMDKAAPLADIIVTATGNKDVLQERHFKSVKDKAIICNIGHFDTEIDVAWLNTHYGHTKITVKPQVDIYNVEGKELILLAEGRLVNLGCATGHPSFVMSNSFSNQVLAQIELWNNHKQYEKKVYTLPKHLDEKVARLHLAKIGVELDTLTSDQASYIGVPVSGPFKSDTYRY, encoded by the coding sequence ATGTTAAAAACAGAAGTATTTCCATACAAAGTAAAGGATATTACTTTGGCAGATTGGGGCAGAAAAGAAATTCGGTTAGCTGAAGCTGAGATGCCTGGTTTAATGGCTATTCGTGAAGAGTACAAAGCGAGCCAGCCGCTCAAAGGTGCACGTATAGCCGGTTGTTTGCACATGACTATCCAGACATCTGTTTTGATAGAGACCTTACGGGACTTAGGCGCAGAGGTTCAATGGTCATCTTGTAATATTTTCTCTACCCAAGATCATGCGGCTGCTGCTATTGCTGCTGCCGGAATCCCGGTATTTGCATGGAAAGGTATGACTATCGAAGAATACGACTGGTGCATTGAACAAACCCTCTTTTTTGGCCCAGATAGAAAGCCGCTCAACATGATTTTAGATGACGGAGGCGACCTATCTAATGTTGTTTTAGACAAATATCCAGAGCTAATTCAGCATGTTCGCGGGATTTCCGAAGAAACTACAACGGGTGTGCTGCGCCTACATGAGCGCGAAACCAAAGGTACTTTACCGCTACCCTGCATTAACGTTAATGATTCCGTAACCAAATCTAAGTTTGACAACAAATACGGCTGCAAAGAAAGTTTAGTAGATGCTATCCGCAGAGCTACCGACATCATGATGGCCGGTAAAGTAGCCGTCGTTGCCGGATACGGAGATGTAGGAAAAGGTTCTGCCGCTTCATTAAGAGGTGCAGGTGCCCGAGTTATCGTTACAGAAATAGACCCAATCTGCGCGCTTCAAGCTGCTATGGACGGTTATCAGGTTCTAAAAATGGACAAAGCAGCCCCACTTGCTGACATCATCGTTACCGCCACCGGAAACAAAGACGTACTTCAAGAACGCCACTTCAAAAGCGTAAAAGACAAAGCTATCATCTGCAACATCGGCCATTTCGATACCGAAATTGACGTAGCTTGGCTTAATACCCATTACGGACACACCAAAATAACCGTAAAACCACAGGTAGATATTTACAACGTTGAGGGAAAAGAACTTATTCTATTGGCAGAAGGTCGCTTGGTAAACTTAGGCTGTGCCACCGGACACCCTTCTTTTGTGATGTCTAACTCTTTCTCTAATCAAGTACTTGCCCAAATAGAACTCTGGAACAACCACAAACAATACGAGAAAAAAGTTTATACACTTCCGAAACATTTAGATGAAAAAGTAGCCAGATTGCACTTAGCTAAAATTGGTGTAGAACTTGATACCCTTACTTCAGACCAAGCAAGCTACATCGGAGTTCCGGTAAGTGGCCCCTTTAAATCAGATACTTATCGCTACTAA
- a CDS encoding DUF4494 domain-containing protein gives MATWYLSKVRYLREVEGKGIRPVTEHFLMDSVSFSDAEARVYAELSPTISEFVITGVSKTKYQEIFPYEGIGFWYRCKIVYKTYDEATGKENRVQQLVLLNAADIRQVYDRITDQLQGTTLEYEITEVVKSPIVEVYPYNPAEETTEPELSSNNIGTVQDLES, from the coding sequence ATGGCTACTTGGTATTTAAGTAAGGTTCGTTATCTGCGTGAGGTTGAGGGGAAGGGTATTCGGCCGGTAACGGAGCATTTTCTCATGGATTCTGTTTCTTTTTCGGATGCAGAAGCGCGTGTGTATGCGGAACTTAGCCCTACAATATCCGAATTTGTGATTACCGGAGTTTCAAAAACCAAATACCAAGAAATATTTCCCTATGAAGGCATCGGCTTTTGGTATCGTTGTAAAATTGTGTACAAAACTTATGATGAAGCTACCGGCAAGGAAAATCGTGTGCAGCAATTAGTGTTGCTTAATGCTGCGGATATTCGTCAGGTCTATGATAGAATTACAGACCAACTACAAGGTACTACTTTAGAATATGAAATAACCGAAGTTGTAAAAAGCCCAATTGTGGAAGTATATCCTTACAATCCGGCGGAAGAGACAACAGAACCGGAACTATCCTCAAATAATATCGGCACAGTTCAAGATTTAGAGTCATGA
- the ispF gene encoding 2-C-methyl-D-erythritol 2,4-cyclodiphosphate synthase encodes MISETGFPFRIGFGYDVHRLVSGRKLILGGVEIPFSLGLDGHSDADVLLHAICDAVLGSLALRDIGYHFPNTDSGWKDIASTFLLRTCVSKVAALNYAIGNIDATIIAEEPKINPFITDMQQVIADCCGLQPGQVSIKATTQERLGFEGRKEGICAHAVALVYRIH; translated from the coding sequence ATGATTTCTGAAACAGGTTTTCCATTTAGGATTGGTTTTGGCTACGATGTTCACCGGTTAGTTTCCGGTCGAAAGTTGATTTTGGGTGGCGTTGAGATTCCCTTTTCGCTGGGTTTAGACGGCCATTCTGATGCTGACGTACTGCTGCACGCCATTTGTGATGCTGTTTTAGGGTCGTTAGCATTACGAGATATTGGCTATCATTTTCCAAACACTGATTCTGGCTGGAAAGATATTGCTTCAACATTTTTACTGCGCACTTGCGTGAGCAAAGTAGCGGCATTGAATTACGCCATTGGAAATATTGATGCTACAATCATAGCCGAAGAGCCTAAAATTAATCCATTTATCACTGATATGCAGCAGGTTATCGCAGATTGTTGTGGCCTTCAGCCGGGTCAGGTTTCTATTAAGGCAACGACACAGGAAAGATTGGGTTTTGAGGGCAGAAAAGAAGGAATTTGCGCCCATGCAGTTGCGCTTGTTTATAGAATTCATTAA